A stretch of Lathyrus oleraceus cultivar Zhongwan6 chromosome 6, CAAS_Psat_ZW6_1.0, whole genome shotgun sequence DNA encodes these proteins:
- the LOC127095744 gene encoding uncharacterized protein LOC127095744: protein MPQVSTNISQQSSPTHMYVPAETSGPSSPMSRANAPFQMINLAYLVLDVSPLSTVHPPPQKKATPSVSKIVKTSEESRFKGYDLRNPSMHADDSENPTEVEKSATDKELRKFVASILKEVNSDVSPDVQTYLEKDLSLDNDSSEKVEENIPEHRLQRRKGKTVIFEDSPSREVKRKDNSLKGTPSRSSTGKSHVRPTRLWSKVVTPTRKRKDVSSSESEFDVEQDVQDITLIKIFANKKPHDARSKAPLGNASLHYVKNAERWKYVIQMRVTLERELGKDALKCNKVMELIEGVGLMKTVTHFGPCYENLVKEFMMIIPDGCDDTKSDDYGKVYVRGNVVTFSPTVINKFIGRTDEPQVELEVTNDQVCKEITTNQVRHWLNKGKLFAGKLSVKYAILHRIGTSNWVPTNHTSTIFTGLGKFIYVVGTKRAFDFGKYIFEQVLKQAFSTVVKMPICFPSLICGIILNQHPSILLPIDSVKKRDSFLSLHYKLFAGTHVSDIVMTSSQTPGPATSKKNAIAQLKETCKEIEYSIRSITTTKIKLETLMKVMMKEEKKEVV from the exons ATGCCTCAAGTGTCTACTAACATATCTCAACAATCTTCACCCACTCACATGTATGTCCCAGCTGAAACCAGTGGACCCTCATCACCAATGTCTAGGGCAAACGCACCATTTCAAATGATCAACCTGGCATATCTGGTTTTGGACGTTTCCCCTTTATCCACGGTTCATCCCCCTCCTCAGAAGAAAGCTACACCTTCTGTGTCAAAAATTGTCAAGACTTCTG AAGAATCTAGGTTTAAAGGGTATGATTTAAGAAACCCTAGTATGCATGCTGACGACTCTGAAAATCCCACGGAAGTAGAAAAAAGTGCAACTGACAAGGAACTTAGGAAGTTTGTTGCATCTATTTTAAAGGAAGTAAACTCAGATGTTTCGCCAGATGTTCAAACATATTTGGAAAAAGATCTAAGCCTTGACAATGACTCTAGTGAAAAAGTTGAGGAAAACATTCCTGAACAT AGACTGCAGAGACGTAAAGGAAAGACTGTTATTTTTGAAGATTCTCCCTCCAGGGAAGTGAAGAGAAAAGATAATAGTTTGAAAGGTACTCCTTCTAGAAGCTCCACAGGAAAATCTCATGTTAGACCCACTAGGTTATGGAGTAAAGTTGTCACCCCTACTAGAAAGAGGAAAGATGTCTCTTCTAGTGAATCCGAGTTCGATGTTGAACAGGATGTCCAGGACATCACCCTTATAAAAATATTTGCTAACAAGAAACCTCATGatgctaggtccaaagctccatTGGGCAATGCTTCTTTACATTATGTGAAGAATGCAGAAAGGTGGAAGTATGTCATTCAGATGAGGGTAACCCTAGAAAGGGAATTGGGGAAGGATGCCCTTAAGTGTAATAAGGTCATGGAACTAATAGAAGGTGTTGGGCTGATGAAGACTGTCACACACTTTGGACCTTGCTATGAAAACTTAGTAAAGGAGTTTATGATGATCATCCCTGATGGATGTGATGATACAAAGAGTGATGACTATGGTAAAGTTTATGTGAGAGGAAATGTTGTAACATTCTCCCCAACTGTGATCAATAAATTTATAGGAAGAACAGATGAACCTCAGGTTGAGCTGGAAGTTACTAATGATCAGGTGTGTAAAGAGATCACGACCAATCAGGTTAGACATTGGCTAAACAAGGGGAAGTTATTTGCTGGTAAGCTAAGTGTAAAATATGCCATCCTTCATAGGATTGGTACTTCCAATTGGGTTCCCACTAATCATACCTCAACAATCTTTACTGGTCTTGGTAAATTTATTTATGTTGTTGGTACAAAAAGAGCGTTTGACTTTGGAAAATACATCTTTGAACAAGTTTTGAAACAAGCCTTCTCTACTGTTGTAAAAATGCCCATATGTTTTCCATCCCTCATTTGTGGAATCATCCTAAATCAACATCCTAGTATCTTGCTACCCATTGACAGTGTGAAGAAAAGGGATTCTTTTTTATCACTCCACTACAAACTCTTTGCAGGAACTCATGTCTCAGATATTGTTATGACATCCTCTCAGACACCTGGCCCTGCCACATCCAAGAAGAATGCCATTGCTCAGCTGAAGGAAACTTGTAAAGAGATAGAATATTCCATCAGATCTATCACTACAACAAAGATTAAACTAGAGACATTGATGAAGGTTATGATGaaagaggagaagaaggaagtTGTATAG